The region GTGAGTTTAAATATTTCTTTGAGTTCAAATGCTAAGTcgtgatattttattattttttcagtataaGCTCTCTCAGCATTGTCGTCCGCCGGGATAGTGACATCGATTATGGTGGCTCTGTTCCCCGCCTTTTCGAAGATAACTATATCAGGTCTATTGTGTGGAATAGATCTATCAGTGATGAGTGGAGAGTCCCAATATAGCTTCAGTTCATCATTCtcaagtatatatatatatatatatatatatatatatatgttgtctccagataacagtcgtactatatatatatatatatatatatatatatatatatgtatatctcaTGTATCATTTAGGTAAAAAGTGTACTATTTTTTCTTCACCAAGCTTTCGCAATTTATTTATTGCATCTTCAGGGTTTCTACAATTACAGATAtagtttatataaataaaatttgtctactataatttaataataataaacaaattataGTAgacaaattttatttatataaactaTATCTGTAATTGTAGAAACCCTGAAGATGCAATAAATAAATTGCGAAAGCTTGGTGAAGAAAAAAGAGTACACTTTTTACCTAAATGATACATGAGTCTCAATACCCttaaacaaatatttatatatatatatatatatatatatatatatatatatatatattttttttttttttttttttttttttttttcttcatcaccaTTTATCGGGTTGGTACGTGAGACAACCGGGCTGATTCTTCAGCCAAGATTGTTCTCAGGAGCTGGTCAAGAACCTCCTGACTATCCGCGTAGTGCCCAAAATCACTTGCTTTTGGGCTTGACTAATCAAGTAAGTATCAAGTTGCAGCCTCTTTGTATTTTCCAGCATGTGGGCCTCCACCAAGCCGTTCACCGATATTATGAGTGGCACTATAGAtgtctttctgaggccatagaTCTCCTTCAGTTCAAAGGCCAGGTCGTGATACTTACTGACCTTCTCCGTATAGGCTTTGGTGATGTTGTCGTCAGCGGGaaccgatatatatatatatatatatatatatatatatatatatatatatatatccgaaccgatatatatatatatatatatatatatatatatatatatatatatatatatatatatcggttCCCGCTGACGACAACATCACCAAAGCCTCCTTACTTTTTTCGGTCAATAAATTTATCTtactatatatataaatatatatacatatatatatatatatatatatatatatatatatatatatatatatatatatatatatatatatatatatatatatatatatatatgtatatatatttatatatatagtaagataaattatttgccgaaaaaagtaaggaggtgtggttgggtatctaggcaatttagaAAAGATCAACAGCTGTACAATAGCTGTACTTATCATCTTAAATAATTCTGTCTTGTCAGATGTAAGCATAAATTGCTGTTTTTACAACTTTCCAACTCtaactttgtaatttgtgtgatttttagcatcctgaagaagaaccgcatattggttcgaaatatagatgaatagaTGATAGACTCTGTTGATCTTTtctaaattgcctagatacccaaccacacctccttatatatatatatatatatatatatatataggaaaagtaatatttcttgtgctatatttgatgtattgaaagtgtaattttctTGGGTTTAGAGCACATTACACATTACATATAAATTGCAGGGATATGCAGGGGGGCATAATGCCTTCGGGGAATGACGACCCCGCATACCCGAGTCACCCGGATCTTCAGGCCAGCAACCCGAAGATCTGAAGAAATGAGTGCTCCTATTACTAGAAGTCAAAATCAGGGCGGTAGGGGACAGCGGGCTGGTCCTCTTCGGAGCCGTCCGGAGGAAGAGCCTGATGGGGGAAGCTGTGGTGCAAGCGGCGCAGCCCCCCGAGATGGCACCGTAAGCCAGGATCTCGTACCACGGAATGAGGATAGAAACCCCAGTTTGGAGGAGATAATGTCTCGTCCCACAGGAGTTTCAAATACGCGAGACGCGAGAATGCGATGGACGGAGGAAGATAATGTCCTCATATTACGCGTTCACTACACAGCAACAGATATGCAGCAGAGAACTGGAAGTATATATAGGGAACTGTTGACTGAAGTGTGGAATGACATCAATCCACGAAGACAATCTTATGCTAACCTTCTTGCCAACAGAGTGAGATGGCTCCTGGAAAAAGAGAAATTTTCGACAACTGAACTCAACTCAATAAAACAAAGCTACTTACCACGAATTGATTCAGAGAATAGGGTTGAAGATGAAGAGGTTCCCCTAGAGAGCAGAATTATCATTCGAATGAGCATCCAACCATCAAGGATAGAGCGCATCTTCAACAGAAACCTCCACAACTACACCGGGATTTCTCCACAATATAGACCTAAGATTCCAAGGATGTACGGATCTAAAAGAATGCTGGAATGTGTTCGGAGGGTGGACAGGTTGATGGAGAGATATTTAGATGTAAACATCACACTTAGGGGTATAGTGGACTGCGTTTATGCTGGAGCGGTTACAGTCGCAGAAGAACTCGGAATGAAGATCGGTGAAATATACTCAGAGCTGCGTCAGGAATCTACACCACCATGGAAGTTGAGGTTGGAAAAGAAAGttaagaatattagaaaaaaaatcggtATATTGCATACTTACCTCAATACAGAGTCGCATACCAAGAAGATCCTTAAGGGCATACGGCAAATCGCATCAGAATCTCGCATTAGAACCAGCAGATCAAATGAACAACTCAAAGAAAAACTGATGGTAGTATGTGATAGGCTGAAACAAAAAGTTAAAGCTTTGGGTAACCGTATCAAGCGCTACAACGAGAGAGTCAAAAGGTATAAAAACAACCACCTATACTACAAAAACCAGAGTAAATTCTTTCGCAATCTTGAGGCCACAGAAACTGCAAAGGGAGTGTATCCAGATGAAAAAGATATGCATAAAGCATGGAGCGAAATATGGGAACGTAAGAAGATGCACGATGACAGAGCCTTCTGGATAAAGGATGCTGAGAAGGAGAAGAACACCTACAGCATGGATAATATAGAGATTACGAAGGAGGATATTAAATCAGTCCTGAAGAAGGCTAACAACTGGGCTGCTCCAGGAGCTGACAAACTGCATAACTATTGGTGGAAGAACTTTCACCAACGGCTGGTTGTTTTGTTCCAGGGAGCACTCTCTGACCCTTCCACCATACCAGAATTTTTCACCCTAGGGCTCACATACATGCTACCGAAGGGGAACATCACTCCGGACCCAAAACAGTACAGACCGATAACATGCCTGCCAACTGTCTACAAAATCTTGACAGGAATACTTACCAAACACCTGTGGAAACATGTTAACAAGTTCAATATACTAGCGAGTGAACAGAATGGATGCCGAAGAGACGCACAAGGATGTAAGGAACTGCTCACTATTGACTACCTTATAACGAAGCAGGCAAGGAAGAAACTGAGGAACTTATCAATTGCCTGGATAGACTATAAAAAGGCATTTGATTCGGTACCGCACTCGTGGCTCTTGAAAGTCCTGAGACTCTATGGTGTATCTGAGCAGTTTGTTGGACTCTTAGAACACATGATGACAACCTGGAGGACGAAATTAGTATTCGGTACAAAGACAACATCCGAAATAAAGATCTTGACAGGTATTTTCCAAGGCGACAAGCTAAGCGCACTGTGGTTTTGTTTGGCTTTGAACTTCTTAAGCAAATTACTGAACAACAACAGCTACGGATACATCATTGATAATGGAGCGAACATAAAAATTACTCACCAACTGTATGTAGATGATCTTAAACTGTATGCCACAAATGAAGAACAATTGAGAAGGCTACTAAGAACTGTAACCGCCTTCTCGCAAACAATTGGTATGGAGATGGGTCTTGATAAATGTGCTGTGGTGCATGTTAAAAGGGGAAAGTTAACACATGGGGGTGAAATGCTTGTCCAGGACGAATTAGCGATTCAACGGTTGGGACCAGAAGAATCATATAGATACCTAGGATTGCAACAAGCACTGGAAATCAGAACAGccgatgaaaaaatatcattcaaaaagaagttctttgaCAGAGTGAAGAAGGTCCTGCGAAGTAAATTAAACGCGAAAGCTTTGTTCACGGCTCTAAATACATGGGCAGTTCCCAGTATTGCCTACTCTTTCGGAGTGATAAGATGGTCGAACACTGACCTGAAGGCCATTGACAAACAGGTTCGCGTACTTCTCTCTAGACACGGCATGCATCACCCCCACGCATCAGTAATTAGGTTGTACATGTCTAGACACCGCGGGGGCAGAGGATTACAAAATATTGAGATGGTTCACAACAAGGCGATCATAGACTTGAGAAGGTACTTCCATTCTCAGAACTCACCTTTTTTCCAAGCAATCTGCCGAGAGGACCAGAACATCACGGCTCTCAACCTGGCATGCCAAATAAACCAACCCCAAACAATAACGGACGATGGGCAATTGGAGGAGTGGCACAGTAAACCGCTTCATGGCAGGTATCCAGAAGCGCTGAAAGACAAAAGAGTGAACCAACAATTGTCTCTTACTTACCTGAAATCAGGATATCTGTTCCCGGAAACCGAAGGAAGAATAACTGCCATTCAGGATCAGGTTGTACCAACCAGAGCCTACCTGAAACATATCGCAAAAAAGAACTTACCTACGGACAGATGCAGGAAGTGTTCACAACATCTTGAAACCATGCAACATATAACTTCCTCGTGCTCCATTCTGGCTCCCAAGGAATACACCGCTCGACATAATGCTATGGCAAAAGTATTTCATCAGGCAATTGCCATTAAAGCTGGCCTCATACTTACCTTCAAAAAAGCCTATGAATACTTACCGAAGGCTGTACTTGAAAATGACCAGTTCAAGTTATACTGGGACAATCTGATCGTAACAGATAGATCGATACAACATAATAGACCAGACATAGTGCTTTTTGATAAAGAAGAGGGTAAAGTTACCATCATAGATGTTACTGTTCCGGCCGATGATAACATCAGTAGGGCATATACTGAGAAGCTCACAAAATACCATGATTTGGCTTTTGAAATGAAGGAAATGTATAGATTGAACACAGTTCTTATTCTCCCACTGATCATTACCACCAACGGATTGGTGGAAAGTCACCTTCCAGACAATATAAAACTCCTTGATCTAGACCTTGAGTTGATCAGCACAGCTCAAAAGGAGGTAATACTGTGGACAACAAGGATTGTCAGGATGGTTTTGACAACAACCTAGGAGAGCCTTGGTCGTGAGTCGACCCGGCTCTTTTCTACGGAGCTAACCCATTATGGtgattgacaaaaaaaaaaaaatatatatatatatatatatatatatatatatatatatatatatatatatatatatatacagtcgAACCTGGATAAGGGAGAGTTCAAGGGACCGCAAGGTTTGTTTCGCTTATGGAGGTTTCTCACTAACCCGAGTTTCTAGCTAATGAAGGTTTCTAAGTTACCATTATCACTCATAgaggttgaataaaaaaatgtaaaacatGTATGTATGTACATATGTGTAATGTATTTCATTCTACTTACAAATAGGAAAAAAATCTCACACATTTATTCAAAGAAatctttaattttcttcttacaaatacATAGTAAATAATGAATCTTACAcatcttttaaaaaaaaatctgttgttttttcttacaaataaaaaataatgaacctcgcacatctatttaaaaaaatctgttattttcttctgtttTTCCGTATTCAAATTGTGAACATGCTTTTCTAATTCGTAAatattatcgaatattgttttatcAACAACCGCAgagtattcaaaaaatttgtgtATATTCTCCAGTGCAATTAAAATTTCTTGCTTCTTTGGAATGTTTTTTACTTCTGTATCCAAAGTCTGCAATTGGTCGGCTTCATCTTCACTGTCATTTCCGTCAGTACACGTTGTAGCGAAATTGTGCACGATATCGTCATCGGTAAATTCTCCAGCGGTAGCCAGGAGGTCGTCAACTTGTACAAAGTCTTCAAAGGTTGGCGTTAACACATCACCAGTATATTCGTGACACACAAGCTTGGCCCAATCCTCATTGCTAGGTCCAGCTTCAACTTCATTATCCTCAGGTATAAATTCCTGTTTATCTGTGCTGATACAAAATCCAGCCTTCTTGAAACAGTTCTTGACAGTAACGTCACTTACTTTGTACCATGCTTTCCTTGCAAATTTCATGGCTAGGAGTACGTCAATATCATGGTTATTGCTTGCTTCGAGACACGTAAGGGTGTGTTGAACAACTTCTCTGCGGTAAAAGCGTTTGAATGTGTGAATGATACCTTGATCTAAAGGTTGAAGTTGACTGGTGGTGTTGGCAGGCAAAAACATGACTTTTACGTTTTCGAATGTTGGTAAGTCATTGTGGGCAGCACAGTTGTCAATGAAAAGcaggatttttttgtttttcatcatcattttcTTGTCGACGTTTTTCAACCAATCCTTGAATAATATCTTGGTCATCCAAGCTTTTGTGTTACTtgcataatcaacaggtaaagTCTTGACACCTTTGAAACATCTAGGTCGTTTTGATTTCCCTATCATTAAAAGAGGTAGCTTATCAGTACCGGTCATGTTGACGCATTGAAGAATAGTAAGACGTTCCTTACTTTGTTTACCTCCATGACATTTTTCGCCCTTAAATGTGAATGTTTTATCAGGAAGACACTTGAAGA is a window of Harmonia axyridis chromosome 2, icHarAxyr1.1, whole genome shotgun sequence DNA encoding:
- the LOC123673367 gene encoding uncharacterized protein LOC123673367, whose product is MSAPITRSQNQGGRGQRAGPLRSRPEEEPDGGSCGASGAAPRDGTVSQDLVPRNEDRNPSLEEIMSRPTGVSNTRDARMRWTEEDNVLILRVHYTATDMQQRTGSIYRELLTEVWNDINPRRQSYANLLANRVRWLLEKEKFSTTELNSIKQSYLPRIDSENRVEDEEVPLESRIIIRMSIQPSRIERIFNRNLHNYTGISPQYRPKIPRMYGSKRMLECVRRVDRLMERYLDVNITLRGIVDCVYAGAVTVAEELGMKIGEIYSELRQESTPPWKLRLEKKVKNIRKKIGILHTYLNTESHTKKILKGIRQIASESRIRTSRSNEQLKEKLMVVCDRLKQKVKALGNRIKRYNERVKRYKNNHLYYKNQSKFFRNLEATETAKGVYPDEKDMHKAWSEIWERKKMHDDRAFWIKDAEKEKNTYSMDNIEITKEDIKSVLKKANNWAAPGADKLHNYWWKNFHQRLVVLFQGALSDPSTIPEFFTLGLTYMLPKGNITPDPKQYRPITCLPTVYKILTGILTKHLWKHVNKFNILASEQNGCRRDAQGCKELLTIDYLITKQARKKLRNLSIAWIDYKKAFDSVPHSWLLKVLRLYGVSEQFVGLLEHMMTTWRTKLVFGTKTTSEIKILTGIFQGDKLSALWFCLALNFLSKLLNNNSYGYIIDNGANIKITHQLYVDDLKLYATNEEQLRRLLRTVTAFSQTIGMEMGLDKCAVVHVKRGKLTHGGEMLVQDELAIQRLGPEESYRYLGLQQALEIRTADEKISFKKKFFDRVKKVLRSKLNAKALFTALNTWAVPSIAYSFGVIRWSNTDLKAIDKQVRVLLSRHGMHHPHASVIRLYMSRHRGGRGLQNIEMVHNKAIIDLRRYFHSQNSPFFQAICREDQNITALNLACQINQPQTITDDGQLEEWHSKPLHGRYPEALKDKRVNQQLSLTYLKSGYLFPETEGRITAIQDQVVPTRAYLKHIAKKNLPTDRCRKCSQHLETMQHITSSCSILAPKEYTARHNAMAKVFHQAIAIKAGLILTFKKAYEYLPKAVLENDQFKLYWDNLIVTDRSIQHNRPDIVLFDKEEGKVTIIDVTVPADDNISRAYTEKLTKYHDLAFEMKEMYRLNTVLILPLIITTNGLVESHLPDNIKLLDLDLELISTAQKEVILWTTRIVRMVLTTT